agaattttaacaGGGAAAATCTTATGTGATTCCTGTCTTTaaccagaattaaaataatatgagCTTTTGTTTGCAACAATGTACTCTCAGGTTAAGCAAGGGAGAATACCCTGAAACacccctctcctcacccctgaATTTTTTGAGGTTTaagtgaaattttgttttctttgtttagtCCTCCTCGatccaaattttatttctcttttcccaaaCTTGTTTGATCTGCTGTTTGTTCTCTTCCTGAGTTTTTAAAGCAGGGACTTAATTCCTTGTTGCTTTTTTGTACTGATAAGGGTTTTGGGGCAATACATTCTCTATTGCCTTGGAAATCTCCCAGGAAGTGTTATTCCCATAAAGTCAGTCTTAccaatttttccttttacctcATGCTCCATTATCATTTGGCATGGCACTATTACTGATCCTCCCTGTtagaattttttgtattttgttcagCATGGATTTGGGGGtcattaatttcaatttttcaaaatagtgcattaaaatgtttattttgattacTGAGATTTTGGTTTCCCCCTTAAATTTTGTCCCTGAGGCACTTGCCTAGTCTTGTGCCTCACCTCAGCCTAGTCTTGGCCCTGCTATAACTTTCGGGATGATGTTTGCTCACAACTTCCATTTGAAATGAAGGCCTGATGTTCAGAGACACTACAACTGTCAGATATTTCAAGCCAGTTCATCACTCACCAGGAGATGCTCAGGTAGTCCTCTTTCTGCTTCTATAACCCATTTACTACTAcatgtggggctctctgctcagCCAAAGTCCTTGTCTATTTTCAACTGCTGCCATTGAGCATGGCCACATTGCCAATAGGGTGCCTGGGATCACTTCTCCATTTAGAGGTGAAAGGCCAGGGCCTCACcctccagaaataaatcccaagGACTGTTGAGCTCCTCCAGACCCTTGTCAGGGCCCTCTGTGGTCCAAAGCATTTCTTTCTGCTGGAGTCTGTCAGCTCTGGCAAAAATCAAGTTTCCTCACCCTGATCTTACCTCATCCACACAAGTTTCCTTGAGATATTATGGAAGAGAAACACTTTCTTAGAATCCTCAAATGTCAGAACTGGAAGGGTCCTTAGAGACTGTTTGCCCCAACTCCCCTCATTTAGCAGAACATATAACTTCCTTTGCTCTATTTCCATGTTCTAAGGAATCCCCAAGGCCAGCTCATAATAAAAATCAGGAGCAAGTCAAGAGCCAAGCTAATCAAGGAAGTAAACTACTATAGGACCCAGCTGTGCTCAAGGAGGATTGAGTCATCAGAAATCCAGCCCTGGTCCCAGGATTTGTTTATTAAGGATTTTCttcaaggagaaggagaaggatctGTGGTAGCTCAACTCCAAAGCTTTTTCATGGGGCGGGTGTGACTGGAAAAGGTTTTATTAGCTTTCATATGAATTGGGGAGTTTCAAAAGTCCTGCTTTGAAGAGGCCTGCCTTTACTTCTAACCGGTCCAGACACTGTGGAGAAGTTGGCAATGTTTGCCTCTGTGCCTCTTACCTCCCCCAAAAAGTGCCTCTGTAGGTCTCTCTGAAATCAGAGAACCTTGCTTTCAGTTTGAAAGCATATCAATAGCACTTGAAACTGTGTTAGATGGGCTTTGCAGGGTACAGCTTCCTTCATATAGCTACACTTGTAACAAGATTCTCCTGTGCAAAGCATCTTCCCATCCATTTCTCTACTTGAACCTCTAAACAGTGAAGGTAATTTTTAGCTATACTTTACAGATAAACAAGCTGGGTCTAGGTGACTCTATAAAGCCATGTGACTAGTAAGAGGCAAAAGTATTGACTTCTGAATCCAGAAGGATGTCACATCCTGCACTTGTAAGTAAGCCACAGCATCTCAAAGGCACCAAAGTGTGCTACAGCAAACTAGCTAACAGAGGACCACAGAGCCGAAACCCCTGTCTTGATCTTACTTGTAATGAATTCTAGCATTATGACTGACCTCTGAGAAGCATGCAACCAATCTGAGGATTTAGTGCTGGTCTCAAAAGAGACGTTGGGATTCACATAGGGTGGCTATGAATTTACCATCCTGTAGCTTTATTCTCAGAAAGATTTTCTCTCAGACTGATGGAAGACCAGGAAATCTCATCAATTGAAGTAAATGACTTCTAAGAAAGCTTTATTCACATGTAGGGGAGGATCAGATCCCATTGTAGTTCTGGATAGTATCTATCCATGTACAGTAAACAGTGAGGGTGTGTGGGAGGCAAGGGGGAGCAATGTCCATGGgtaatatactttcttttttcagttaGATTTCATGTAAGATAGCCCATCTTCAAAATCTTAACAAAACCCAAGAAGGTTGCATCCTTGGGATTAGAAGAGGAATTATCAAGTTAGGTATGAAATTCTGAGAGAAATAGGGAGACCACAGGTGAGGAAACTCTAAAGAGATTGTATACTGAGATTTGGACAAACCAGATTACTTGGGGACTTGGGACATATGTTATAGCCCTGTGTCTTGGGTGCTCAGAAAAGAAGTCAGGGTGAGATCTGGACACATGTCCAACACTGTATCACCAGGTCCTTGGAATTAAACCCATTCTCCTACCTTGCATCAGGTCTATCTGATCAAGAAAacaattacactttttttttaattttttttaattcatgttatTGCCCAGCTTTTGGACACCCTGTATTTGCACAGTCCAACTGCTCATATGTATTAGGAAATACAATCATGTGGTGTGCAGTTCACTGGCCTGATGGTGGGGATGTTCAGGCTGGGATGGAATGCTGCTAGGGGAGTAAAGGAGAGGAGTCAAAGGAGTTGTTAGCTCACAGGTTAGTGAGCAACCAGTCTAGCAGTTGTTTCTTAGCCATGTTTCCCACGGCTTCATCCAGTTGTCGTTCCTTGGCAAACTTCATGACCTCGTGAAGAAGATCTCCTACACTGTACCCCTTCTCTGCTGCCTTAGCTGAAACTTCGGGAAGCTGTGGAGAGAGCAGAGGTAGCTTGAGTCACGTGATGCTTTTGGAGAAGGGACCTAGATGGATAAAGTGAGCCATGATTCTAGGATTAAAGTCTGACACAGATGCAGTACTGGAGGCTTCTGACATGGTTTTCCTTTTACCTCAGCCCTCCTCTAATGACATAGATCAAAATGCCACAGGACTTTCTTTTTGAGCTTCAGAAAACAAACTCTGGAATCAATTGTGTTCACCAAATACTTCTGATAGGTGCTAGATCCTTCAATTAGTCTGTGATGATTGCTAGGTCAGTGTTAGGGGTTGCCATTCCCCAGCTTCCCTGAAAAAGTATGTGATTGGAAGTAGAGACAATCTCCTGGTCTTggactgaaaataattttggttcagtgttttatttctcttgagccCATCTAATGTAGGAAACACAGCTGTgagatgtgagagagagagagagagagagagaggagagagagaaacagtatgTGTATGAATGCTGGCTTCTGTGAGACTGGAAGGCAAGACCAAGACTAGGATGAAGTAAGTGAGGTGCCTAGGGcaaaaaatttaaggaggcaaGTACTCTTGGGACAAATGCAGGACCTGTGAGTTTGGGAAGGAGCTCCGTagctccctttttctttttttttctgtctctaatcCTTTGAGGGCCTTCAAACTCAAAACATGACTCAAAAATTGTTCCCTGATGTGTTACCAAATAATTTGTTGAAAGGATCACTGATAAAATGAGCTAATTTTACTCTCCTCCTCTTGGTAGAAGTGCACAGGCCTTGAGATATCCAGAGCCCCACTTAATGATTCACCACTTCTgtctttttacaaaatgaaagtaaTTCATGAAGTGCACAGTAAAGAACAGGCTTGGAAAAAAATTGGGCTGCTCTTGGGTTCTAAGTACAAtgctgcctccctgcccctgccaatCCCAaccctcttttcttcttgtgtCTGTTGCATTGCTTACCTTCTCCAGTTGTCCATCATCATCTCCCATGAAGTACAACATGGGCACGTTAAATTGGGAGGCTGCGATCCACTGCAGGACAGCCTGGAGCTGTTTCTGCAAGTTACTGGTTGAGCACTGATTATTAACTATGACTTCAGGCCCAGTTGAGTGTTGATGGGTCTGTGGCATCACACCATCATGACTATATCTGGAGCCACCAACCTGGTAATTGGGGTTGTTTGCCAAGGCTGCTTGTTCTTCCAACTCAGCAAGGGCTGCCCTGTTATTACTATACTTAGCCATGATAAGGCACAACTTCATCACAGATTCTACCAGTTGATCTATAAATTGGTGGTTCACTTGCTTCATGCCAGTGGTAGAGTCAAGTTCTTGATTGTCCTGGTATTTTTCTTCCCGTCTGTCAGGTCTCTTGGACATGGAAACGGCTTTGCTTGTTCTGGGCTCAGAATGCTTGTTCTCACCTTCACATGGGTCATCACAGTTGAAGGGGCTCTCACTAAGCAATTTCTGGATCAGCGTTAGAACAATGTTTGACATATCGAGCTTCTGGGAGTCCAGCTGTTGATTTTCCTTTAGAGACGTGGATGGTCCAGGAGCTTCATGAGATTCTAGACGTTTCATTGAAAGTGCCTTGGCACTTTGGCCACTTGCACACTTTTCATATTGGGCATTCTGAGTCATATAGCCCATGGTGGAACTAGGACACTCGTCTTCTAATGCATCTTTGCCTTTGGCCTGCTGGGTCAGATGGTACTGGATCAACATAAGGGCAGACACAATCAAGTCCTTTGCCAGCGAATCTGTGGAAGGGctgatcttttctctcttttcctccataTTGGCACATGCTTTGCCAGGCATCTTGCCTTGGTTTCCCTGCTTTTGGTTCCACATGGTCAGGCCCTCCTTGAGGATGTGTTCACCGACTTTCTCGGCACTGGTCAATGACTTGCACTGCTCTGGTTTCATCTTGCCTTTGTCCTTCCCCTTCATCTCAGCTTTCATAGCTGAGAATTCAAGACTTTGGTTTTTGCATTTGGTATCATGGGACCCAGCTTTCAAGGATGCATACGACAGACTCTGTGATTTAGTCTCCTTCTTCTCCCCAAGAAGAGCACTGACCAGACGCTTCAGCATGGCTTCCATGATATCTGCAGC
This region of Felis catus isolate Fca126 chromosome X, F.catus_Fca126_mat1.0, whole genome shotgun sequence genomic DNA includes:
- the AKAP4 gene encoding A-kinase anchor protein 4 isoform X1 → MSDDIDWLHSRRDVCKVDLYSPKGQQDQDRKVICFVDVSTLNVEGKDSKDTAGSSSEGDLNLGNLEEKEIIVIKDTEKQDQSKMEGSVCLFKQAPSDPISVLNWLLNDLQKYALGFQHALSPSVSSCKHKVGDTEDKNHKLPSENCYSIYADQLNIDYLANGPQRLCLETTAAKNTNNNQSPSTPPAKSPSNQRAVISPDGEYSMDDLSFYVNRLSSLVIQMARKEIKEKLEGGSKCLHHSIYSSPGEKGKNSPQSAVRKIASEMAHDAVELTSEEMRGTGEECRESGRKTFLYSELSNKNKGGDKQMCQRDSKEFADSISKGLMVYANQVASDMIVSVMKTLKIHSSGKQVPACVVLKRVLLKHTKEIVSDLIDSCMKNLHNITGVLMTDSDFVSAVKRNLFNHGKQNAADIMEAMLKRLVSALLGEKKETKSQSLSYASLKAGSHDTKCKNQSLEFSAMKAEMKGKDKGKMKPEQCKSLTSAEKVGEHILKEGLTMWNQKQGNQGKMPGKACANMEEKREKISPSTDSLAKDLIVSALMLIQYHLTQQAKGKDALEDECPSSTMGYMTQNAQYEKCASGQSAKALSMKRLESHEAPGPSTSLKENQQLDSQKLDMSNIVLTLIQKLLSESPFNCDDPCEGENKHSEPRTSKAVSMSKRPDRREEKYQDNQELDSTTGMKQVNHQFIDQLVESVMKLCLIMAKYSNNRAALAELEEQAALANNPNYQVGGSRYSHDGVMPQTHQHSTGPEVIVNNQCSTSNLQKQLQAVLQWIAASQFNVPMLYFMGDDDGQLEKLPEVSAKAAEKGYSVGDLLHEVMKFAKERQLDEAVGNMAKKQLLDWLLTNL
- the AKAP4 gene encoding A-kinase anchor protein 4 isoform X2, with amino-acid sequence MSDDIDWLHSRRDVCKVDLYSPKGQQDQDRKVDTAGSSSEGDLNLGNLEEKEIIVIKDTEKQDQSKMEGSVCLFKQAPSDPISVLNWLLNDLQKYALGFQHALSPSVSSCKHKVGDTEDKNHKLPSENCYSIYADQLNIDYLANGPQRLCLETTAAKNTNNNQSPSTPPAKSPSNQRAVISPDGEYSMDDLSFYVNRLSSLVIQMARKEIKEKLEGGSKCLHHSIYSSPGEKGKNSPQSAVRKIASEMAHDAVELTSEEMRGTGEECRESGRKTFLYSELSNKNKGGDKQMCQRDSKEFADSISKGLMVYANQVASDMIVSVMKTLKIHSSGKQVPACVVLKRVLLKHTKEIVSDLIDSCMKNLHNITGVLMTDSDFVSAVKRNLFNHGKQNAADIMEAMLKRLVSALLGEKKETKSQSLSYASLKAGSHDTKCKNQSLEFSAMKAEMKGKDKGKMKPEQCKSLTSAEKVGEHILKEGLTMWNQKQGNQGKMPGKACANMEEKREKISPSTDSLAKDLIVSALMLIQYHLTQQAKGKDALEDECPSSTMGYMTQNAQYEKCASGQSAKALSMKRLESHEAPGPSTSLKENQQLDSQKLDMSNIVLTLIQKLLSESPFNCDDPCEGENKHSEPRTSKAVSMSKRPDRREEKYQDNQELDSTTGMKQVNHQFIDQLVESVMKLCLIMAKYSNNRAALAELEEQAALANNPNYQVGGSRYSHDGVMPQTHQHSTGPEVIVNNQCSTSNLQKQLQAVLQWIAASQFNVPMLYFMGDDDGQLEKLPEVSAKAAEKGYSVGDLLHEVMKFAKERQLDEAVGNMAKKQLLDWLLTNL